From one Gadus morhua chromosome 8, gadMor3.0, whole genome shotgun sequence genomic stretch:
- the eif4g1a gene encoding eukaryotic translation initiation factor 4 gamma 1a isoform X7, with product MNKPPQPITGPVSVPHPAPSPGLTQAGYAPGQPPSLVFANPQLPQMNPAPQPRQPYYPNRPTMPTSAPRVQTSSGPRPVGPTHVYPAGSQMMMIPQQQISFPGSPQGYFIPPGQYRPQYMAPTQQYPVTAGTAGFFPGTSPAEYPGFAGAYYPAQPQFTQSVQPAPVIISPAQQPQQAPPPQQPPAQPQGPPKRERIPIRIRDPNQGGKDITEEIMSGGRATSTPTPPQASSDSPVLNGDVTQTIVSGTDESTESAGSVETPPPASASPVPEVPLETVTPELVPAEPLTKPAVAAAVEAPPPLIEEQKQQPPAPAVLPPPSPPPAAEPEPEAEVSDTVDAPVPPPAASAAKRRGAGPVAPPAAERTPEKEEEKKPEVAKKSEPEKSTVAKLKKEPAAGPPAPVTPSSATGDEAASVPPVKAASAPTVKASSAPPVKASSAPPVKASSAPPVKASSAPPVKASSAPPVKASSAPPVKASSAPPVKAAVVPPVKAAVVPPPVKAAVVVPPVEAAVVVPPVKAAAVVPPVEAAVVPPVEAAVPPPVKAAVVPPPEVKSAVVPPVKAAKAAPEPALEPQASTEETAASPSELPAAQAETPLSNGLAQGADEASEDLTPEVDTPLAKPVICQPPEASVADPAQEKEVEEAEEEEVEELTTETTEEASAALPAKDSTMQAAMSVPKKKRNMKELNKKATGDLLDAFKEEQAASPVPEPSPVQAEPAVAAPAAAEKPASEAVDETWEEKEDKQNPKPVVPKTEPAEQKYQYKEENWKPINPEDKKQYDRDFLLGCQFITASMHKPEGLPLINEVILDKANATPMRPADPARVMNVGPDFTPSYLGNLGSRQSTGGPGPGPRGPVRGEPPGPRRSQQGQRKEPRKIIITSMSLNNEVQLNKAEKAWKPGVKKAVGGRGAEEGAEEDDPEEVKTQELFKRVRSVLNKLTPQMFQALMKQVTDMSIDTEARLKGVIDLIFEKAISEPNFSVAYANMCRCLMGLKVPTTDNPEATVNFRKLLLNRCQKEFEKDQDDDVIFEKKQKELEASKDDEERDRLKVELQASKDKARRRSLGNIKFIGELFKLKMLTEAIMHDCVVKLLKNHDEESLECLCRLLATIGKDLDFEKAKPRMEQYFAQLDKIIKERKTSSRIRFMLLDVIDLRRCKWVPRRGEQGPKTIEQIHKDAEAEEHREQIKVQQQMLSKKDGGGGGGGGGGGRMGGGGGGGNMGGRGHHAQGGGRGSQVQDEGWNTVPISKGNRPIDTTRFSKIINKPGAQDVDDQRLAPGGRGFGNWTKGSSGGTGSKAPGAEQESGRPATSTVNRFSALQQSGPPSGDADRRVPQRSSSSRDRGGERDRNDRGFDRFERREGRDGGGRPTITKRSFSRESQERGGDGGRGPTEPVRRVSSMTDDRVRRDRAASKEPAVKPGRDATPPPAAASKPALSEEEMDKKSNAIIEEYIHINDLKEALQCVSEMNSASLLFVFVRNGVESTLERSPGARAHLGHLMHQLIKAGTLPPAQYYKGLQETLEMAEDMAIDVPHIWLYLAEQIVPMLQEGGIPMEQLFREISKPLVPLGMAGVLLAQILTLLCKGMTHKKVGAMWNEAGLNWSEFLSKDVDVNKFVTEQHLEFTLDTEGSEGPEKKPLTNEEISKQLERLIQDKAENQRIIDWVEANLDAQQSTGNSFVRALMTSVCQSAIICDNLYKVDGKQISERGSLLLKYLSDEPKELQALYALQALMVHMEQPANLLRMFFDNLYDEDVIKEETFYKWESSKDPAEQTGKGVALKSVTTFFTWLREAEEESDKE from the exons GCTGGCTATGCCCCTGGACAGCCCCCTTCTCTCGTTTTTGCCAACCCGCAACTTCCACAAATGAACCCTGCTCCGCAACCAAGACAG CCTTATTATCCAAACCGGCCGACGATGCCCACCAGTGCCCCCAGGGTGCAGACCAGCAGTGGCCCGCGGCCTGTGGGACCCACTCATGTTTACCCTGCCGGCTCACAGATGATGATGATTCCCCAGCAGCAGATCTCCTTTCCCGGCTCCCCGCAGGGCTATTTCATCCCCCCTGGCCAG TATCGTCCTCAATACATGGCTCCCACCCAACAGTACCCTGTGACAGCCGGCACTGCAGGCTTCTTCCCTGGGACTAGCCCCGCTGAATACCCTGGTTTTG CTGGAGCGTACTATCCAGCACAGCCTCAGTTCACTCAGAGTGTCCAGCCTGCGCCGGTCATAATCAGTCCCGCCCAGCAACCGCAacaagccccgcctcctcagCAACCTCCAGCCCAGCCACAAGGCCCGCCTAAGAGGGAACGTATACCG aTCAGAATACGAGACCCTAACCAGGGTGGGAAGGACATCACGGAAGAGATCATGTCAGGTGGAAGGGCCACTTCCACACCAACGCCACCACAG GCCTCGTCAGATAGTCCTGTCCTGAATGGTGACGTTACACAGACTATTGTTTCAGGAACTG ATGAAAGTACGGAATCTGCTGGCAGCGTTGAAACTCCACCTCCAGCCTCCGCCAGCCCCGTCCCAGAGGTCCCACTGGAGACGGTGACCCCGGAGCTAGTGCCGGCTGAACCCCTCACGAAGCCGGCGGTGGCGGCCGCCGTCGAGGCCCCCCCTCCATTGATAGAGGAGCAAAAGCAGCAGCCCCCCGCTCCCGCTGTGCTgcctccaccatcccccccgCCGGCCGCAGAACCCGAGCCAGAGGCCGAGGTCAGCGACACGGTCGACGCCCCTGTTCCACCGCCGGCCGCGTCGGCAGCCAAACGCCGCGGGGCCGGGCCCGTCGCTCCGCCCGCCGCCGAGAGGACgccggagaaggaggaggagaagaaaccTGAGGTGGCGAAGAAGTCTGAACCGGAGAAGTCGACCGTTGCCAAGCTGAAGAAGGAGCCCGCCGCTGGGCCCCCGGCGCCGGTGACCCCTTCCAGCGCGACCGGCGACGAGGCGGCGAGCGTCCCCCCGGTGAAGGCGGCGAGCGCCCCCACGGTGAAGGCCTCGAGCGCCCCCCCGGTGAAGGCCTCGAGCGCCCCCCCGGTGAAGGCCTCGAGCGCCCCCCCGGTGAAGGCCTCGAGCGCCCCCCCGGTGAAGGCCTCGAGCGCCCCCCCGGTGAAGGCCTCGAGCGCCCCCCCGGTGAAGGCCTCGAGCGCCCCCCCGGTGAAGGCCGCGGTCGTCCCCCCGGTGAAGGCAGCGGTGGTCCCCCCCCCGGTGAAGGCAGCGGTGGTCGTCCCCCCGGTGGAGGCTGCGGTGGTCGTCCCCCCGGTGAAGGCAGCTGCGGTCGTCCCCCCGGTGGAGGCTGCGGTCGTCCCCCCGGTGGAGGCTGCGGTCCCCCCCCCGGTGAAGGCTGCGGtggtccccccccccgaggTGAAGTCTGCGGTCGTCCCCCCGGTGAAGGCTGCGAAAGCTGCCCCCGAGCCTGCGTTGGAGCCCCAGGCCTCCACGGAGGAGACCGCGGCCTCCCCCAGCGAGCTGCCCGCCGCCCAAGCGGAGACGCCTCTCTCCAACGGCCTGGCTCAGGGAGCCGACGAGGCCTCCGAGGACCTCACTCCCGAAGTCGACACACCGCTCGCAAAGCCTGTGATCTGTCAGCCTCCGGAAGCCTCTGTGGCAGACCCTGCCCAggagaaagaggtggaggaggcggaggaggaggaggtggaggagttgacGACGGAAACGACAGAGGAAGCCTCTGCCGCTCTCCCCGCCAAGGATTCTACTATGCAAG CCGCCATGTCTGTGccaaagaagaagagaaacatgAAGGAGCTAAACAAAAAGGCCACTGGAGACCTCCTGGATGCCTTCAAAGAG GAACAGGCGGCCTCACCGGTCCCTGAACCCTCACCAGTTCAGGCTGAGCCAGCCGTGGCTGCCCCTGCTGCCGCTGAGAAGCCTGCGTCAGAGGCTGTTGATGAGAcctgggaggagaaggaggacaagCAGAACCCAAAGCCAGTTGTGCCCAAAACTGAGCCAGCTGAGCAGAAGTACCAGTAcaaagaag AGAACTGGAAGCCCATCAACCCAGAGGACAAGAAGCAGTACGACAGGGACTTCCTTCTGGGCTGCCAGTTCATCACCGCCAGCATGCACAAACCTGAAGGTCTGCCGCTCATCAACGAAGTGATCCTGGACAAG GCCAATGCGACACCAATGCGCCCTGCAGACCCGGCCCGCGTGATGAACGTTGGACCCGACTTTACCCCCTCATACCTGGGTAACCTTGGCAGTAGGCAGTCGACGGGTGGACCGGGACCCGGACCACGAGGCCCGGTAAGAGGGGAG cctCCCGGCCCGCGCCGCTCCCAGCAGGGCCAACGGAAGGAGCCCAGGAAGATCATCATCACCAGCATGTCTCTGAACAACGAGGTGCAGCTCAACAAGGCGGAGAAGGCCTGGAAGCCCGGCGTGAAGAAGGCCGTCGGCGGCCGCGGCGCGGAGGAGGGCGCCGAGGAGGACGACCCCGAGGAGGTCAAGACCCAGGAGCTGTTCAAGCGCGTGCGCAGCGTGCTCAACAAGCTGACGCCGCAGATGTTCCAGGCGCTGATGAAGCAGGTGACGGACATGTCCATCGACACCGAGGCCAGGCTGAAGGGTGTCATCGACCTCATCTTCGAGAAGGCCATCTCGGAGCCCAACTTCTCGGTGGCCTACGCCAACATGTGCCGGTGCCTTATGGGG CTGAAAGTCCCCACCACAGATAATCCAGAGGCCACTGTCAACTTCAGAAAGCTCCTGCTCAACCGCTGCCAAAAAGAGTTTGAAAAGGACCAAGACGACGACGTTATCTTTgagaagaagcagaaggagTTGGAAGCATCTAAAGAC GACGAAGAGCGTGACCGCCTGAAGGTGGAGCTGCAGGCTTCCAAAGACAAGGCTCGCCGTCGGTCACTGGGCAACATCAAGTTCATCGGTGAGCTGTTCAAGCTGAAGATGCTCACCGAGGCCATCATGCACGACTGTGTCGTGAAGCTGCTGAAGAATCACGACGAAGAGTCTCTGGAGTGCCTCTGCAGGCTTCTCGCCACCATCGGCAAAGACCTGGACTTTGAGAAGGCCAAG CCCCGCATGGAGCAGTACTTCGCCCAGTTGGACAAAATCATCAAGGAGCGAAAGACCTCCTCCAGAATCCGCTTCATGCTGCTGGATGTCATTGACCTCCGAAGG TGCAAGTGGGTGCCTCGCAGAGGGGAGCAGGGCCCCAAAACCATCGAGCAGATCCACAAGGATGCTGAGGCAGAAGAGCACAGGGAGCAGATCAAGGTCCAGCAGCAGATGCTTTCCaagaaggatggaggaggaggaggaggcggcggtggtggaggccggatgggaggcggcggcggcggcggcaatATGGGAGGCCGAGGACACCATGCACAGGGAGGCGGCCGTGGGAGTCAGGTCCAGGACGAGGGCTGGAACACGGTGCCCATCTCCAAGGGCAACAGACCCATCGACACGACCCGCTTCAGCAAGATCATCAACAAG CCCGGTGCTCAGGACGTTGACGACCAGCGGTTGGCCCCCGGGGGGAGAGGTTTCGGTAACTGGACCAAGGGCAGCAGTGGAGGGACGGGGTCGAAAGCCCCTGGTGCAGAGCAGG AGTCCGGTCGCCCGGCCACCAGCACTGTGAACCGCTTCTCGGCCCTGCAGCAGTCTGGCCCGCCGTCAGGCGACGCCGACCGCAGAGTTCCTCAAAG GTCGAGCTCCAGCCGCGACCGCggcggggagagggacagaaacgACCGGGGCTTTGACCGCTTCGAGCGCCGGGAGGGACGCGACGGTGGCGGCCGGCCGACCATCACCAAGCGCAGCTTCAGCCGCGAGTCGCAGGAgcgcggcggcgacggcggccGGGGGCCCACGGAGCCCGTGCGTCGCGTGTCCAGCATGACCGACGACCGGGTCAGACGGGACCGTGCCGCCAGCAAGGAGCCTGCAG TGAAGCCCGGGCGTGACgcaacccctccccccgccgccgcctccaaACCGGCCTTgagcgaggaggagatggaTAAGAAGTCCAACGCCATCATCGAGGAGTACATCCACATAAACGACTTGAAG GAGGCGCTGCAGTGCGTGTCCGAGATGAACAGTGCCTCGCTGCTGTTTGTGTTCGTCCGGAACGGCGTGGAGTCGACGCTGGAGCGCAGCCCCGGGGCCAGGGCCCACCTGGGCCACCTGATGCATCAGCTCATCAAGGCTGGAACACTGCCCCCAGCGCAGTACTACAAAGG GCTTCAGGAGACCCTGGAGATGGCCGAGGACATGGCCATAGACGTCCCTCACATCTGGCTGTACCTGGCGGAGCAGATCGTCCCGATGCTGCAGGAGGGAGGGATCCCCATGGAGCAGCTCTTCAG GGAAATCTCCAAGCCTCTAGTGCCTTTGGGAATGGCCGGCGTTCTGCTGGCACAGATTCTCACTTTGCTCTGCAAAGGAATG ACCCACAAAAAGGTCGGGGCCATGTGGAACGAGGCAGGCCTGAACTGGAGCGAGTTCTTGTCCAAGGATGTGGACGTCAACAAGTTTGTGACTGAGCAG CACCTGGAGTTCACCTTGGACACCGAGGGGTCTGAGGGGCCGGAGAAGAAGCCCCTGACCAACGAGGAGATCAGCAAGCAGCTGGAAAGGCTCATCCAGGACAAGGCCGAGAACCAGCGGATCATCgactgggtggag GCTAACTTGGACGCGCAGCAATCCACCGGCAACTCGTTTGTGCGAGCGCTGATGACGTCCGTGTGCCAGTCCGCCATCATTT GCGACAACCTCTACAAGGTGGACGGGAAGCAGATCAGCGAGAGGGGAAGCCTGCTGCTGAAGTACCTGAGCGACGAGCCCAAAGAGCTCCAGGCTCTCTACGCCCTGCAGGCCCTCATGGTGCACATGGAGCAGCCTGCAA ACCTGCTGCGGATGTTCTTCGACAACCTGTACGACGAGGACGTCATCAAAGAGGAGACCTTCTACAAGTGGGAGTCCAGCAAGGACCCCGCAGAGCAGACCGGCAAGGGTGTGGCGCTCAAGTCTGTCACCACCTTCTTCACCTGGCTCcgtgaggcagaggaggagtcCGACAAAGAATAA
- the eif4g1a gene encoding eukaryotic translation initiation factor 4 gamma 1a isoform X9: MNKPPQPITGPVSVPHPAPSPGLTQAGYAPGQPPSLVFANPQLPQMNPAPQPRQPYYPNRPTMPTSAPRVQTSSGPRPVGPTHVYPAGSQMMMIPQQQISFPGSPQGYFIPPGQYRPQYMAPTQQYPVTAGTAGFFPGTSPAEYPGFAGAYYPAQPQFTQSVQPAPVIISPAQQPQQAPPPQQPPAQPQGPPKRERIPIRIRDPNQGGKDITEEIMSGGRATSTPTPPQASSDSPVLNGDVTQTIVSGTDESTESAGSVETPPPASASPVPEVPLETVTPELVPAEPLTKPAVAAAVEAPPPLIEEQKQQPPAPAVLPPPSPPPAAEPEPEAEVSDTVDAPVPPPAASAAKRRGAGPVAPPAAERTPEKEEEKKPEVAKKSEPEKSTVAKLKKEPAAGPPAPVTPSSATGDEAASVPPVKAASAPTVKASSAPPVKASSAPPVKASSAPPVKASSAPPVKASSAPPVKASSAPPVKASSAPPVKAAVVPPVKAAVVPPPVKAAVVVPPVEAAVVVPPVKAAAVVPPVEAAVVPPVEAAVPPPVKAAVVPPPEVKSAVVPPVKAAKAAPEPALEPQASTEETAASPSELPAAQAETPLSNGLAQGADEASEDLTPEVDTPLAKPVICQPPEASVADPAQEKEVEEAEEEEVEELTTETTEEASAALPAKDSTMQAAMSVPKKKRNMKELNKKATGDLLDAFKEEQAASPVPEPSPVQAEPAVAAPAAAEKPASEAVDETWEEKEDKQNPKPVVPKTEPAEQKYQYKEENWKPINPEDKKQYDRDFLLGCQFITASMHKPEGLPLINEVILDKANATPMRPADPARVMNVGPDFTPSYLGNLGSRQSTGGPGPGPRGPPPGPRRSQQGQRKEPRKIIITSMSLNNEVQLNKAEKAWKPGVKKAVGGRGAEEGAEEDDPEEVKTQELFKRVRSVLNKLTPQMFQALMKQVTDMSIDTEARLKGVIDLIFEKAISEPNFSVAYANMCRCLMGLKVPTTDNPEATVNFRKLLLNRCQKEFEKDQDDDVIFEKKQKELEASKDDEERDRLKVELQASKDKARRRSLGNIKFIGELFKLKMLTEAIMHDCVVKLLKNHDEESLECLCRLLATIGKDLDFEKAKPRMEQYFAQLDKIIKERKTSSRIRFMLLDVIDLRRCKWVPRRGEQGPKTIEQIHKDAEAEEHREQIKVQQQMLSKKDGGGGGGGGGGGRMGGGGGGGNMGGRGHHAQGGGRGSQVQDEGWNTVPISKGNRPIDTTRFSKIINKPGAQDVDDQRLAPGGRGFGNWTKGSSGGTGSKAPGAEQESGRPATSTVNRFSALQQSGPPSGDADRRVPQRSSSSRDRGGERDRNDRGFDRFERREGRDGGGRPTITKRSFSRESQERGGDGGRGPTEPVRRVSSMTDDRVRRDRAASKEPAVKPGRDATPPPAAASKPALSEEEMDKKSNAIIEEYIHINDLKEALQCVSEMNSASLLFVFVRNGVESTLERSPGARAHLGHLMHQLIKAGTLPPAQYYKGLQETLEMAEDMAIDVPHIWLYLAEQIVPMLQEGGIPMEQLFREISKPLVPLGMAGVLLAQILTLLCKGMTHKKVGAMWNEAGLNWSEFLSKDVDVNKFVTEQHLEFTLDTEGSEGPEKKPLTNEEISKQLERLIQDKAENQRIIDWVEANLDAQQSTGNSFVRALMTSVCQSAIICDNLYKVDGKQISERGSLLLKYLSDEPKELQALYALQALMVHMEQPANLLRMFFDNLYDEDVIKEETFYKWESSKDPAEQTGKGVALKSVTTFFTWLREAEEESDKE; this comes from the exons GCTGGCTATGCCCCTGGACAGCCCCCTTCTCTCGTTTTTGCCAACCCGCAACTTCCACAAATGAACCCTGCTCCGCAACCAAGACAG CCTTATTATCCAAACCGGCCGACGATGCCCACCAGTGCCCCCAGGGTGCAGACCAGCAGTGGCCCGCGGCCTGTGGGACCCACTCATGTTTACCCTGCCGGCTCACAGATGATGATGATTCCCCAGCAGCAGATCTCCTTTCCCGGCTCCCCGCAGGGCTATTTCATCCCCCCTGGCCAG TATCGTCCTCAATACATGGCTCCCACCCAACAGTACCCTGTGACAGCCGGCACTGCAGGCTTCTTCCCTGGGACTAGCCCCGCTGAATACCCTGGTTTTG CTGGAGCGTACTATCCAGCACAGCCTCAGTTCACTCAGAGTGTCCAGCCTGCGCCGGTCATAATCAGTCCCGCCCAGCAACCGCAacaagccccgcctcctcagCAACCTCCAGCCCAGCCACAAGGCCCGCCTAAGAGGGAACGTATACCG aTCAGAATACGAGACCCTAACCAGGGTGGGAAGGACATCACGGAAGAGATCATGTCAGGTGGAAGGGCCACTTCCACACCAACGCCACCACAG GCCTCGTCAGATAGTCCTGTCCTGAATGGTGACGTTACACAGACTATTGTTTCAGGAACTG ATGAAAGTACGGAATCTGCTGGCAGCGTTGAAACTCCACCTCCAGCCTCCGCCAGCCCCGTCCCAGAGGTCCCACTGGAGACGGTGACCCCGGAGCTAGTGCCGGCTGAACCCCTCACGAAGCCGGCGGTGGCGGCCGCCGTCGAGGCCCCCCCTCCATTGATAGAGGAGCAAAAGCAGCAGCCCCCCGCTCCCGCTGTGCTgcctccaccatcccccccgCCGGCCGCAGAACCCGAGCCAGAGGCCGAGGTCAGCGACACGGTCGACGCCCCTGTTCCACCGCCGGCCGCGTCGGCAGCCAAACGCCGCGGGGCCGGGCCCGTCGCTCCGCCCGCCGCCGAGAGGACgccggagaaggaggaggagaagaaaccTGAGGTGGCGAAGAAGTCTGAACCGGAGAAGTCGACCGTTGCCAAGCTGAAGAAGGAGCCCGCCGCTGGGCCCCCGGCGCCGGTGACCCCTTCCAGCGCGACCGGCGACGAGGCGGCGAGCGTCCCCCCGGTGAAGGCGGCGAGCGCCCCCACGGTGAAGGCCTCGAGCGCCCCCCCGGTGAAGGCCTCGAGCGCCCCCCCGGTGAAGGCCTCGAGCGCCCCCCCGGTGAAGGCCTCGAGCGCCCCCCCGGTGAAGGCCTCGAGCGCCCCCCCGGTGAAGGCCTCGAGCGCCCCCCCGGTGAAGGCCTCGAGCGCCCCCCCGGTGAAGGCCGCGGTCGTCCCCCCGGTGAAGGCAGCGGTGGTCCCCCCCCCGGTGAAGGCAGCGGTGGTCGTCCCCCCGGTGGAGGCTGCGGTGGTCGTCCCCCCGGTGAAGGCAGCTGCGGTCGTCCCCCCGGTGGAGGCTGCGGTCGTCCCCCCGGTGGAGGCTGCGGTCCCCCCCCCGGTGAAGGCTGCGGtggtccccccccccgaggTGAAGTCTGCGGTCGTCCCCCCGGTGAAGGCTGCGAAAGCTGCCCCCGAGCCTGCGTTGGAGCCCCAGGCCTCCACGGAGGAGACCGCGGCCTCCCCCAGCGAGCTGCCCGCCGCCCAAGCGGAGACGCCTCTCTCCAACGGCCTGGCTCAGGGAGCCGACGAGGCCTCCGAGGACCTCACTCCCGAAGTCGACACACCGCTCGCAAAGCCTGTGATCTGTCAGCCTCCGGAAGCCTCTGTGGCAGACCCTGCCCAggagaaagaggtggaggaggcggaggaggaggaggtggaggagttgacGACGGAAACGACAGAGGAAGCCTCTGCCGCTCTCCCCGCCAAGGATTCTACTATGCAAG CCGCCATGTCTGTGccaaagaagaagagaaacatgAAGGAGCTAAACAAAAAGGCCACTGGAGACCTCCTGGATGCCTTCAAAGAG GAACAGGCGGCCTCACCGGTCCCTGAACCCTCACCAGTTCAGGCTGAGCCAGCCGTGGCTGCCCCTGCTGCCGCTGAGAAGCCTGCGTCAGAGGCTGTTGATGAGAcctgggaggagaaggaggacaagCAGAACCCAAAGCCAGTTGTGCCCAAAACTGAGCCAGCTGAGCAGAAGTACCAGTAcaaagaag AGAACTGGAAGCCCATCAACCCAGAGGACAAGAAGCAGTACGACAGGGACTTCCTTCTGGGCTGCCAGTTCATCACCGCCAGCATGCACAAACCTGAAGGTCTGCCGCTCATCAACGAAGTGATCCTGGACAAG GCCAATGCGACACCAATGCGCCCTGCAGACCCGGCCCGCGTGATGAACGTTGGACCCGACTTTACCCCCTCATACCTGGGTAACCTTGGCAGTAGGCAGTCGACGGGTGGACCGGGACCCGGACCACGAGGCCCG cctCCCGGCCCGCGCCGCTCCCAGCAGGGCCAACGGAAGGAGCCCAGGAAGATCATCATCACCAGCATGTCTCTGAACAACGAGGTGCAGCTCAACAAGGCGGAGAAGGCCTGGAAGCCCGGCGTGAAGAAGGCCGTCGGCGGCCGCGGCGCGGAGGAGGGCGCCGAGGAGGACGACCCCGAGGAGGTCAAGACCCAGGAGCTGTTCAAGCGCGTGCGCAGCGTGCTCAACAAGCTGACGCCGCAGATGTTCCAGGCGCTGATGAAGCAGGTGACGGACATGTCCATCGACACCGAGGCCAGGCTGAAGGGTGTCATCGACCTCATCTTCGAGAAGGCCATCTCGGAGCCCAACTTCTCGGTGGCCTACGCCAACATGTGCCGGTGCCTTATGGGG CTGAAAGTCCCCACCACAGATAATCCAGAGGCCACTGTCAACTTCAGAAAGCTCCTGCTCAACCGCTGCCAAAAAGAGTTTGAAAAGGACCAAGACGACGACGTTATCTTTgagaagaagcagaaggagTTGGAAGCATCTAAAGAC GACGAAGAGCGTGACCGCCTGAAGGTGGAGCTGCAGGCTTCCAAAGACAAGGCTCGCCGTCGGTCACTGGGCAACATCAAGTTCATCGGTGAGCTGTTCAAGCTGAAGATGCTCACCGAGGCCATCATGCACGACTGTGTCGTGAAGCTGCTGAAGAATCACGACGAAGAGTCTCTGGAGTGCCTCTGCAGGCTTCTCGCCACCATCGGCAAAGACCTGGACTTTGAGAAGGCCAAG CCCCGCATGGAGCAGTACTTCGCCCAGTTGGACAAAATCATCAAGGAGCGAAAGACCTCCTCCAGAATCCGCTTCATGCTGCTGGATGTCATTGACCTCCGAAGG TGCAAGTGGGTGCCTCGCAGAGGGGAGCAGGGCCCCAAAACCATCGAGCAGATCCACAAGGATGCTGAGGCAGAAGAGCACAGGGAGCAGATCAAGGTCCAGCAGCAGATGCTTTCCaagaaggatggaggaggaggaggaggcggcggtggtggaggccggatgggaggcggcggcggcggcggcaatATGGGAGGCCGAGGACACCATGCACAGGGAGGCGGCCGTGGGAGTCAGGTCCAGGACGAGGGCTGGAACACGGTGCCCATCTCCAAGGGCAACAGACCCATCGACACGACCCGCTTCAGCAAGATCATCAACAAG CCCGGTGCTCAGGACGTTGACGACCAGCGGTTGGCCCCCGGGGGGAGAGGTTTCGGTAACTGGACCAAGGGCAGCAGTGGAGGGACGGGGTCGAAAGCCCCTGGTGCAGAGCAGG AGTCCGGTCGCCCGGCCACCAGCACTGTGAACCGCTTCTCGGCCCTGCAGCAGTCTGGCCCGCCGTCAGGCGACGCCGACCGCAGAGTTCCTCAAAG GTCGAGCTCCAGCCGCGACCGCggcggggagagggacagaaacgACCGGGGCTTTGACCGCTTCGAGCGCCGGGAGGGACGCGACGGTGGCGGCCGGCCGACCATCACCAAGCGCAGCTTCAGCCGCGAGTCGCAGGAgcgcggcggcgacggcggccGGGGGCCCACGGAGCCCGTGCGTCGCGTGTCCAGCATGACCGACGACCGGGTCAGACGGGACCGTGCCGCCAGCAAGGAGCCTGCAG TGAAGCCCGGGCGTGACgcaacccctccccccgccgccgcctccaaACCGGCCTTgagcgaggaggagatggaTAAGAAGTCCAACGCCATCATCGAGGAGTACATCCACATAAACGACTTGAAG GAGGCGCTGCAGTGCGTGTCCGAGATGAACAGTGCCTCGCTGCTGTTTGTGTTCGTCCGGAACGGCGTGGAGTCGACGCTGGAGCGCAGCCCCGGGGCCAGGGCCCACCTGGGCCACCTGATGCATCAGCTCATCAAGGCTGGAACACTGCCCCCAGCGCAGTACTACAAAGG GCTTCAGGAGACCCTGGAGATGGCCGAGGACATGGCCATAGACGTCCCTCACATCTGGCTGTACCTGGCGGAGCAGATCGTCCCGATGCTGCAGGAGGGAGGGATCCCCATGGAGCAGCTCTTCAG GGAAATCTCCAAGCCTCTAGTGCCTTTGGGAATGGCCGGCGTTCTGCTGGCACAGATTCTCACTTTGCTCTGCAAAGGAATG ACCCACAAAAAGGTCGGGGCCATGTGGAACGAGGCAGGCCTGAACTGGAGCGAGTTCTTGTCCAAGGATGTGGACGTCAACAAGTTTGTGACTGAGCAG CACCTGGAGTTCACCTTGGACACCGAGGGGTCTGAGGGGCCGGAGAAGAAGCCCCTGACCAACGAGGAGATCAGCAAGCAGCTGGAAAGGCTCATCCAGGACAAGGCCGAGAACCAGCGGATCATCgactgggtggag GCTAACTTGGACGCGCAGCAATCCACCGGCAACTCGTTTGTGCGAGCGCTGATGACGTCCGTGTGCCAGTCCGCCATCATTT GCGACAACCTCTACAAGGTGGACGGGAAGCAGATCAGCGAGAGGGGAAGCCTGCTGCTGAAGTACCTGAGCGACGAGCCCAAAGAGCTCCAGGCTCTCTACGCCCTGCAGGCCCTCATGGTGCACATGGAGCAGCCTGCAA ACCTGCTGCGGATGTTCTTCGACAACCTGTACGACGAGGACGTCATCAAAGAGGAGACCTTCTACAAGTGGGAGTCCAGCAAGGACCCCGCAGAGCAGACCGGCAAGGGTGTGGCGCTCAAGTCTGTCACCACCTTCTTCACCTGGCTCcgtgaggcagaggaggagtcCGACAAAGAATAA